CGAAACCGCTCTTAGAAGCAGTGGAGGATGTTCTGTTCAACCGCCGAGAAGATGCGACCGACCGACTCGTCAATCTTGCCGATACGTTGAAGGGTAAGGGGAAAAAGAAGCGGGTCAATAGGAAATGGCGGAAACTACCGGTTGAAGAGCGTTTACGGCACGCCCTTGTCGAAGGGATTCTCGAATATATTGAAGCCGATACGGAGGAAGCACGGCAAAATTATGAACGTCCTATACATGTCATTGAAGGACCTCTGATGGATGGTATGAACCGCGTGGGTGAACTCTTCGGTGACGGTAAAATGTTCCTGCCACAGGTCGTCAAGAGCGCGCGAGTCATGAAGAAGGCGGTCGCACACCTCATTCCATATATCGAGAAGGAGCAGGCGGAAGGTGCACTCCAATCCAGAGGCAAGATTGTGATGGCAACAGTGAAGGGCGATGTTCACGACATCGGTAAGAACATCGTTGGTGTTGTGCTTGGGTGCAACAATTACGAAATCGTTGATCTCGGTGTGATGGTGCCTGCGGAGGAAATTCTGGAAACCGCACGGAAAGAGAACGCCGATATGATCGGCTTAAGTGGACTCATTACACCGTCCTTGGATGAGATGGTGCACGTCGCTGGAGAGATGGAGCGTGAAGGTTTCCGAATCCCACTCCTTATCGGTGGCGCGACGACTTCAAAGGTCCATACCGCCGTTCAAATCGAACCCGCATATAGCGGTTCGACAATTCACGTCAGGGATGCCTCTCGAAGTGTTGGCGTTGTCGGTGAACTTATGAGCAGTGAAAGACAACAGACCTTTACTGAGCAAACCCGTGAGGAATACGCTGATATCCGGGAACGTCGCGCCAGAAATCGGCAACAGGCGAACCTGCTATCTTTTGCTGTTGCTCAGGAACGGAGAGCCACACTGGATTGGCGAAATTATCAACCGCCGACGCCGTGTATGATAGGTACTCAGGTGTTTGGAGACTATTCGTTAGCGGAACTCGTTGACTATATCGACTGGAGTCCGTTCTTTACGACGTGGGGACTCCGCGGCAAATATCCGAATATACTGGAGCATCCAGAGGTCGGTGAGGAGGCGCGTAAACTCCTTAAGGATGCTGAAACGCTCCTCCGGGTTATCATCGAAGAGAAAAGGTTTCAGGCACGCGCTGTCGTTGGAATTTATCCTGCTAACGGTGTCGGTGAGGATACTGAAATTTACGCCGACGAAGCGCGGGAAGAAGGGATCGCCACCTTGCACCACCTGCGCCAACAGACGGAACAGCCCTTTACGCGACCGAACCTCAGTCTCGGTGATTTCATTGCACCGAGGACAACAGGGGTCCCGGATTATATTGGAGCATTTGCTGTGACAACGGGTATCGGTGTCTCTGAATTCTGTGCTGAGTTTGAGCGGGAACAGGACGATTACAACAGTATTATGGCAAAGGCGTTAGCGGACCGACTGGCGGAGGCTTTCGCGGAACGGATGCATCAGCACGTTCGTACAACGCTTTGGGGGTATGCCGTTGATGAGACGTTGGATAACGAAGCCCTGATTGCTGAAAGATACCGTGGGATTCGTCCGGCGCCGGGATATCCTGCATGTCCTGACCATAACCAGAAACGCGTGTTGTTTGACTTATTGAACGTTACGGAAAACACGGGGATCTCTCTCACCGAGAGTCTGGCGATGTCACCGGCGGCATCTGTAAGTGGATGGTATTATTCGCATCCAGAGGCGCGATATTTCAGCATTGCTCGGATTGGGGAAGATCAAGTCTCGAATTACGCAGGACGTGCCGGTATGGACATCGAAACGACGAAACGATGGCTGAGGCCGTTGCTTACATAAAAAGATCTTAATAACAAAAAAACAGGTCGGTGAAACTCCTTCCACTGACCTGTTTATTGTGAATTCCTTACTTCTGCGCTTCCTTATTGAAGTAAGCACGGCATTATTAACCATTACACCACAGGCTGATACAGACCAATGCAGTTGCCACTTGGGTCGAGGAACAACGCGAAGGAACCTATGCCGCTCGGAATAGGACGCGGCGGCACAAGGGTCTGACCCCCGAGGCTCTCCGCCTTCTCAAGCGATGTCTGAAGATCATCGACCTGAATATAAATCGTGACGCCGTTATCAGAACACATATCGTCGGTCGTCGAGAAGATGTGTCCATCTACTTCATTCTCTGATTCTGGGTCCACACTATAGATGCCGTGCGTGTTATAGTTAATATTCCAACCGAACAAGGAACCGTAAAACTTGCTTAGTGATTCACCGTCCCTTCCTGATATTTCAAAGTGTACGACAGAGTTTCCCATTAATTCTATTCCTTTCACCTCCAACATAGAGACAGATTCAAAAAGCCGCCTGCTACTAAGCAAGTACTCTCTTGCGCTCGCCTCCAAACATCGAATAATCGCCAATGAATGCTTTATCCCTTCTGAATTTTAGG
The nucleotide sequence above comes from Candidatus Poribacteria bacterium. Encoded proteins:
- a CDS encoding VOC family protein is translated as MGNSVVHFEISGRDGESLSKFYGSLFGWNINYNTHGIYSVDPESENEVDGHIFSTTDDMCSDNGVTIYIQVDDLQTSLEKAESLGGQTLVPPRPIPSGIGSFALFLDPSGNCIGLYQPVV
- the metH gene encoding methionine synthase, whose protein sequence is MADTERIIYLKNELEKRILILDGAMGALLQTYRLTEADFRGEQFADHPCELKGYNDLLSITQPHIIKEIHANYCSAGADIIETNSFTSTSVSMADYQLQDVAYQVNYAAARIAREVADKWTSPDKPRFVAGSMGPTNRSCSISPNVNDPGYRNVTFAQLVSAYTTQAEGLIDGGADLLLVETVMDTLNCKAALFAIETLAEARGIDIPLIVSSDRSGGGGRNLSGQTVEAFWNSVRHMNLLAVGLNCGFGAQQIRPYLVEMAKIADIPVICYPNAGLPNELGHYTQTPAEMGEWMHDFAQNGLVNIVGGCCGCQPEHIETIAKVAAEYAPREPVPQKPACRLSGLEAFNIAPDSLFVNVGERTNVTGSRRFATLIKNEDYETALEVARDQVENGAQLIDINMDAGMLDAKTAIVKFLNLIAAEPDISRVPIMLDSSRWEVIEAGLACIQGKGVVNSISLKEGEEDFLAKARLIRRYGAAVIVMAFDEEGQADTYERKVEICRRAYQLLTETVGFPPEDIIFDPNIFAVATGIEEHNAYAKAFIEACVQIKATCPYALVSGGVSNISFAFRGNDTVREAMHAVFLYHAINAGMDMGIVNAGQLAVYDDLPKPLLEAVEDVLFNRREDATDRLVNLADTLKGKGKKKRVNRKWRKLPVEERLRHALVEGILEYIEADTEEARQNYERPIHVIEGPLMDGMNRVGELFGDGKMFLPQVVKSARVMKKAVAHLIPYIEKEQAEGALQSRGKIVMATVKGDVHDIGKNIVGVVLGCNNYEIVDLGVMVPAEEILETARKENADMIGLSGLITPSLDEMVHVAGEMEREGFRIPLLIGGATTSKVHTAVQIEPAYSGSTIHVRDASRSVGVVGELMSSERQQTFTEQTREEYADIRERRARNRQQANLLSFAVAQERRATLDWRNYQPPTPCMIGTQVFGDYSLAELVDYIDWSPFFTTWGLRGKYPNILEHPEVGEEARKLLKDAETLLRVIIEEKRFQARAVVGIYPANGVGEDTEIYADEAREEGIATLHHLRQQTEQPFTRPNLSLGDFIAPRTTGVPDYIGAFAVTTGIGVSEFCAEFEREQDDYNSIMAKALADRLAEAFAERMHQHVRTTLWGYAVDETLDNEALIAERYRGIRPAPGYPACPDHNQKRVLFDLLNVTENTGISLTESLAMSPAASVSGWYYSHPEARYFSIARIGEDQVSNYAGRAGMDIETTKRWLRPLLT